From Cannabis sativa cultivar Pink pepper isolate KNU-18-1 chromosome 8, ASM2916894v1, whole genome shotgun sequence, a single genomic window includes:
- the LOC115701122 gene encoding squamosa promoter-binding-like protein 9, which translates to MEMGSSSMTESGGSSSSSPPNSSTESLNGLKFGQKIYFEDVGIGATPKSGAGSSSCSGATPPKKVRGSPVHSGQPPRCQVEGCKVDLSDAKAYYSRHKVCGMHSKSPKVVVNGLEQRFCQQCSRFHQLPEFDQGKRSCRRRLAGHNERRRKPPHGSLLSTRYDNSGRVGSFLMDFSAYPRLSGRDAWPNGRISERVPGNQSAIPTGKYIPYPWQSNSDNSSSNLYLQTSGCGTSIPANHGIPPPPGECISAVADSSCALSLLSNEPWGSRNRSSSGIGLQSLMNTQGAPVAEPTSATHSETVNHFQNTSWCMKDDMDGSSSHQILPDLGLGQFSHSLTGQFSGELELSQQGRRPYMESEHSRDYGSSSQHMHWSL; encoded by the exons ATGGAAATGGGTTCCAGCTCAATGACAGAGTCAGGGGGCTCTTCGTCTTCCTCGCCGCCCAACTCGTCTACTGAGTCACTCAACGGCTTAAAATTCGGCCAGAAAATTTACTTTGAAGATGTGGGTATCGGAGCTACACCCAAATCCGGTGCTGGGTCGTCCTCGTGTTCCGGAGCCACCCCGCCGAAGAAGGTCAGGGGGAGCCCGGTCCATTCGGGCCAACCACCCCGGTGCCAGGTTGAGGGGTGTAAAGTAGATCTAAGTGACGCCAAAGCTTATTACTCTAGGCACAAGGTCTGTGGCATGCATTCTAAGTCACCTAAGGTCGTCGTTAATGGTCTTGAACAAAGGTTTTGTCAACAGTGTAGCAG ATTTCATCAGCTTCCAGAATTTGACCAAGGAAAGAGAAGTTGTCGAAGGCGCTTAGCTGGTCATAATGAGCGTCGGAGGAAGCCACCACATGGTTCATTACTGTCTACACGCTATG ATAACAGCGGCAGAGTTGGAAGCTTTCTAATGGACTTCTCAGCATACCCTAGGCTTAGCGGAAGAGACGCCTGGCCAAATGGAAGAATATCGGAGCGGGTGCCTGGAAATCAAAGTGCCATTCCAACTGGGAAGTACATTCCGTATCCGTGGCAGAGCAACTCAGATAATTCTTCATCCAACCTATACCTGCAGACTTCAGGCTGCGGAACGAGTATCCCAGCTAATCATGGAATTCCTCCGCCTCCGGGAGAATGCATCTCAGCAGTCGCAGACTCAAGCTGTGCTCTCTCTCTTCTGTCAAATGAACCGTGGGGCTCTAGAAACCGGTCATCATCTGGTATTGGGTTGCAATCCTTGATGAACACCCAAGGGGCACCTGTGGCTGAACCAACATCAGCTACTCACAGTGAAACTGTCAATCACTTTCAAAACACTTCTTGGTGCATGAAGGATGATATGGATGGTAGCAGTTCACACCAGATCCTTCCTGATCTTGGCCTTGGTCAGTTCTCGCATTCCCTCACAGGTCAGTTCTCTGGTGAGCTTGAGCTGTCTCAACAGGGTAGGAGGCCATATATGGAATCTGAACACTCGAGGGATTATGGTTCCTCCAGTCAGCACATGCACTGGTCACTCTGA